TGGCGAGCATCCCGATTTCGGTGTTCTACCAGACGCCACCCGAGGGCCAGCGCCTGGTGCGCCTGTGTTTCGCCAAACGCGAGGAGACCCTGCGTAAAGCAGCGGAAAAACTATGCGTGATTTGAGTGCCTTGCCGAAACTGACCGTCGCGCTGGTGCAAACCACCCTGGCCTGGCATGACCGTCAGGCCAACCTTGCGCATTTCGAGCCGTTGCTGGAGCAGGCTCGGGGAGCGGACCTGATTATTCTGCCGGAGATGTTCACCACGGGTTTCTCCATGGAGTCCGAGGTGCTGGCGGAGGCGGAAAACGGTCCCACCAGCAAGTGGCTCCGGGCTCAGGCGGCGAAGCTGGATGCGGTGATCACCGGTAGTGTCATCGTGCAGGCCGCCGATGGCAGTCATCGCAACCGTCTGCTGTGGGCGCGGCCGGATGGCGAAGTGTTGCACTACGACAAGCGCCATCTGTTCCGCATGGCCGGTGAGCATCATCACTACACCCCAGGAGAGCGTCAGGTGCAGTTCGAGCTCAAGGGCTGGCGGGTGCGGCCATTGATTTGCTACGACCTGCGTTTCCCGGTGTGGAGTCGTGATGCTCAGGACACGGACCTTCTGCTATACACCGCCAACTGGCCGGGCGCGCGTCGACAGCACTGGAATCGTTTGCTGCCGGCGCGGGCCATCGAAAACCTGTGTTATGTGGCGGCGGTGAACCGTGTCGGGACTGACGGCAAAGGTTTTGCCTATACCGGTGACAGTCAGGTGCTGGATTTTCAGGGCGAGACATTGCTCAGTGCCGGAGAGGCGGACGGGGTATTCAAGGTGGAGCTGGATGCGGCGGAACTGGCTGCTTATCGCACAAGGTTTCCGGCGAATCTGGATGCGGATACTTTCGAGTTCACCTGAGATCCCTGCCGTCTGAGCTGGCCTCTTCGCGAGCAGGCTCGCTCCTACATTGGATCGGTGTGAACACGGTCACTATAGGAGCGAGCCTGCTCGCGATGAGGTACTGACAGGCGACACAAAATTTTCAGGCAAACAAAAAGGCCCCGAGGTTCACACCCCGGGGCCTTTTGCATTGCAGCGAAGGTCAGTTATGCCGCTTTCGCTTCCGGCTGGCTCAGGGAGCGGTTCAGCGCGCTGAACAGTGCCTTGAAGCTGGCGGTCGTGATGTTTTCGTCGATACCGACGCCGTGCACCGCACGTTCGCCGTTCACACGCAGTTCAATGTAAGCCGCTGCCTTGGCGTTGGTGCCCGCGCCGATGGCGTGTTCGTTGTAGTCCATGATCTCCACCGGAATCGGCAGACCGGCAACCAGTGCTTCCAGGGCGCCATTGCCCTTGCCGCGCCAGTGCAGGTTGGTTTCGCCCTGGCCTTGGCTGGCGACTTCCACTTCGACGGCGCTGTGGCCGTTCTCTTCCTGCAGGCGGTGGCTGACCAGCGCGTAAGGAGCGTTGGCTTGCAGGTACTCGCTGTGCAACAGGGCGTGGATCTGCTGGGCGGTCATTTCCAGGCCCAGACGATCGGTTTCACGCTGCACGACCTGGCTGAACTCGATCTGCATGCGACGCGGCAGGCTGATGCCGTATTCCTGCTCCAGCAGGTAGGCGATGCCGCCCTTGCCCGACTGGCTGTTGACGCGGATGACCGCCTCGTAGCTGCGACCGATGTCGGCCGGGTCGATCGGCAGGTATGGCACTTCCCACAAGGCGTCCGGTTTCTGCTGGGCGAAGCCCTTGCGGATCGCATCCTGGTGGGAGCCGGAGAACGCGGTGTGGACCAGATCGCCAACGTACGGGTGACGTGGGTGCACCTGGATCTGGTTGCACTCTTCGACGACCTTGCGCACGCCGTCGATGTCGGAGAAGTCCAGCTCAGGGTTCAGGCCCTGGGTGTACATGTTCAGTGCCACGGTCACCAGGTCGACGTTACCGGTACGTTCGCCGTTGCCGAACAGGCAGCCTTCGACACGGTCGGCGCCGGCCATCAGGCCCAGCTCGGTGGCGGCTACGCCAGTGCCACGGTCGTTGTGGGTGTGCAGGCTGATGATCACGCTGTCACGACGGTTGATGTGGCGGCAGAACCATTCGATTTGGTCGGCATAGATGTTCGGCGTGGCGCATTCCACTGTGGCCGGCAGATTGAGGATCATCTTGCGCTCAGGCGTCGGGTTCCACACCTCGATCACTGCGTCGCAGACTTCCTTGGCAACCTCAAGTTCGGTAGCACTGAAGGTTTCCGGGGAGTACTGGAAGGTCCACTCGGTTTCCGGCTGCTGGGCGGCATATTTGACGAACAGCTTGGCCGCGTTCACGGCGATTTCCTTGACCCCGTCCACATCCTGGTTGAAGACAATGCGGCGGAAAGAAGGGGAGGTGGCGTTGTACAGGTGAACGATGGCTTTTTTCGCGCCACGCAGGGATTCGAAGGTACGTGCGATCAAGTCTTCACGTGCCTGGGTCAATACCTGGATGGTGGTGTCGTCCGGGATGTGACCGTCTTCGATCAGCGTGCGCACGAAGTCGAAATCGGTTTGCGAGGCGGACGGGAAGGAGGCTTCGATTTCTTTCACGCCGACCTGCACCAGGGTTTTCCAGAAGCGCAGCTTCTTGGCAGAGTCCATCGGTTCGATCAGCGACTGGTTGCCATCACGCAGGTCGGAGCTGCACCAGATTGGAGCGGCGGTGATGGTTTTCGACGGCCAGGTGCGATCCGGAAGGTTGATGGTCGGGAACGCGCGGTATTTCGAAGACGGGTCTTTGAGCATGCTCATCGGGAAATCCTTATTGTGTGGGCCGAAAAAAGGCGGCCTGCCGGTGGATCGAATGTTCTGGATAAAGCGAAAGACGAGGTGCCGCGATTCAGCCCGGCAGTCGTGCGCTGACAAGGCACAGGCTGCGGTGCTGACGGAGTTGGATGAGGGTGTGAGAGGTTTTCATGCCTTCAACCCTAACCTTGAGGGGGAGGATGGCAAGCAGTCAAAAAAAATTGAGAGGAATACTCGCCGGGATCGGTTTTCAGAGATTTTATTGCTCTGAACAGGCCTGATCTTCAGGTTGCTTGCGCAAGGTTTGAGCGATGCGCAATCGGCGGTTTCGGCGTCGCGTGCTCATGACGGGGGCTATTCTTCTTGAAAGCCTGGACTGGCAAGTGGGAGTCGCGATGAACGAGTCCGATTGGAAACAGTATTGCGTATTGCGCCCGATAGCCCATGAACGGATGTGCACCCGGATCATGAACGATGTCGAGAAGATCGTGCTGGACAAGAGCATCCCGCCCTACGAACGGATCGATGCCAGCGAAGAACTGTTGAAAGCCGGGCAAAAGGAGCTGTATTGGGCGTTTGGCGTCTTCAGGTTTTCCCGCCACGAGGCGCGCTCGCATTTGCTTGGGTTGTGCGCGCGGGAGTTGATTAAGGCAGAAGAGTTGACGGGTTTCTCGCCAGACACCCAGGAATGGGTCCGGCACTGTTTGGCGGATCGGGAGGTCCATGGGATTGAAGATTTGGACGCGGAGTAAGTGGCGTCTGTTCTACCGCCTTCGCGAGCAGGCTCGCTCCCACAGTGGGCTTTGGTGTGCACGAATCTCGTGTACAACAATTACCTGTGGGAGCGAGCCTGCTCGCGAAGGGGTCATCTGCCTCACCGAAAAACTAAGGCTGAAACGCCCCGATAAAAATCGCCGGATCCACCCGCGCATCATTCAGGCTGACGTTCCAATGCATATGCGGCCCGGTCGCCCGTCCCGTCGCACCAACCTTGCCCACCACAGCACCACGGGCCAGTTGCTGCCCAACCTTCACATCGATTTTCGACATATGGCAGAACATGCTGATAAAGCCCTGGCCGTGATCGACAAACACGGTGTTGCCATTGAAAAAGTAATTGCCGATCAGGATCACCTTGCCCGAGGCCGGAGTCTTGATCGGTGTGCCAGCGGGAACGGCGAAATCCAGGCCCGAGTGGGGATTGCGCTCTTCACCGTTGAAGAAACGGCGCACACCGAACTTGCTCGACAGTGGACCGTTGACGGGTTTGTCCAGCAGCAGATTGCTGGGCGTATTCGGGCTGAACGTGCGGTAGGCGGCGATCTGCTCGGCCAGTTCGCGTTCGATGCGCTTGAGGTTGTCCTGGTCCGGATTGACCTGTTGGGTGTTTTTCAGGGTGATGCGCTGTTCCGGGTATTTCTTGTTACCGACCGTGAAACCCAAGTTTCGGCCGCCGCTGCTGATGGACTGCGCGCCCGGCTTGACCGTCAACGGCACGCCGACAATGGCCAGCCAGTTGTTCTGTTCCTTGACCACCAGCACCGGTTTGCCCTGGTAACTGGCTTTCGGTGCCTGCGCGGCGGTGCCCAGATCCACCACGGCCACGCCTCCCGGCACGGGCTTGTTCAGCAGGCGCGTGATGTAGCTGTCGGCGTGGGCGTTGAGCGTCAGGCACAACAATAGAAGCGAAGCGAAAAAACGCGGCATGGGTCAATCCAGTAAAGAAAGGGTGACGGGTGTCAGGTGATTGTCTTCGACCCGCACTTGCAGCTCGCCTTCACCCAGTTTGGCCTTCAGGCGCTGACCGGTATGGGTTTGTGCGGCGTTGCGAATCGCGTTGCCACGCTCGTCCAGCAAAATGCTGTAACCACGGCCGAGGGTCGCCAGCGGACTGACCACATGCAGCGTCTGCATCTGGCTGTGCAATTGCAGGCGGCGGCTTTTCAGGCCCTCGCGCATGGCCCGGGGCAGGCGTTCGGCAAGGCTGTCCAGACGCTGACGCAACATCGCCAGCTGCCGGCCCGGATGCTGTCCCGTCAGGCGGGTTTCCAGGCGGATCAAGCGTTCGCGGCGAGTATTGAGGCTGCGTTCGAAGGCACGGCGCAGGCGCATGTCCAGATCGTCCAGCCGTTGCGCTTGCTGGCGCAGGCGTTCGCCGGGATGCCGCAACCGGCGGGAAATGCCCTCCAGGCGCAAGCGATCACGCATCAGGCGGTCGCGCATGCGCATCACCAGCCGACGGTGCAGGCTTTCGACCCGGCGCACCAGGTCGCTGGAGTCCGGGGCCAGCAGTTCGGCGGCAGCGGAAGGCGTGGGAGCGCGAACGTCGGCGACGAAATCACTGATCGATACATCGGTTTCATGGCCGACGGCGCTGACGATCGGCGTCACGCAGGCATCCACGGCGCGGGCCACGGCTTCTTCGTTGAAGCACCAGAGGTCCTCCAGCGAACCGCCGCCCCGGGCCAGAATCAAGGCGTCAAAGCCACGGGCGTCTGCCATTTTCAGTGCGCGGACAATCTGAGCAGTGGCTTCGCGACCCTGTACGGCGGTGGGGATCAGCGTCAATTGCACTTGCGGCGCTCGGCGCTGGAACACACTGATGATGTCGCGGATCACTGCGCCGGTTGGCGAACTGATGATGCCGATGCG
This genomic interval from Pseudomonas putida contains the following:
- a CDS encoding amidohydrolase, translating into MRDLSALPKLTVALVQTTLAWHDRQANLAHFEPLLEQARGADLIILPEMFTTGFSMESEVLAEAENGPTSKWLRAQAAKLDAVITGSVIVQAADGSHRNRLLWARPDGEVLHYDKRHLFRMAGEHHHYTPGERQVQFELKGWRVRPLICYDLRFPVWSRDAQDTDLLLYTANWPGARRQHWNRLLPARAIENLCYVAAVNRVGTDGKGFAYTGDSQVLDFQGETLLSAGEADGVFKVELDAAELAAYRTRFPANLDADTFEFT
- the leuA gene encoding 2-isopropylmalate synthase; translated protein: MSMLKDPSSKYRAFPTINLPDRTWPSKTITAAPIWCSSDLRDGNQSLIEPMDSAKKLRFWKTLVQVGVKEIEASFPSASQTDFDFVRTLIEDGHIPDDTTIQVLTQAREDLIARTFESLRGAKKAIVHLYNATSPSFRRIVFNQDVDGVKEIAVNAAKLFVKYAAQQPETEWTFQYSPETFSATELEVAKEVCDAVIEVWNPTPERKMILNLPATVECATPNIYADQIEWFCRHINRRDSVIISLHTHNDRGTGVAATELGLMAGADRVEGCLFGNGERTGNVDLVTVALNMYTQGLNPELDFSDIDGVRKVVEECNQIQVHPRHPYVGDLVHTAFSGSHQDAIRKGFAQQKPDALWEVPYLPIDPADIGRSYEAVIRVNSQSGKGGIAYLLEQEYGISLPRRMQIEFSQVVQRETDRLGLEMTAQQIHALLHSEYLQANAPYALVSHRLQEENGHSAVEVEVASQGQGETNLHWRGKGNGALEALVAGLPIPVEIMDYNEHAIGAGTNAKAAAYIELRVNGERAVHGVGIDENITTASFKALFSALNRSLSQPEAKAA
- a CDS encoding M23 family metallopeptidase, with protein sequence MPRFFASLLLLCLTLNAHADSYITRLLNKPVPGGVAVVDLGTAAQAPKASYQGKPVLVVKEQNNWLAIVGVPLTVKPGAQSISSGGRNLGFTVGNKKYPEQRITLKNTQQVNPDQDNLKRIERELAEQIAAYRTFSPNTPSNLLLDKPVNGPLSSKFGVRRFFNGEERNPHSGLDFAVPAGTPIKTPASGKVILIGNYFFNGNTVFVDHGQGFISMFCHMSKIDVKVGQQLARGAVVGKVGATGRATGPHMHWNVSLNDARVDPAIFIGAFQP
- the xseA gene encoding exodeoxyribonuclease VII large subunit; amino-acid sequence: MIKDPFARLGLDREVLTVSQLNGRARVLLEDVFSNIWVEGEISNLARPASGHVYFTLKDSGAQVRCALFRQNAARVRQALKDGLAVKVRGKVSLFEGRGDYQLILDTVEPAGDGALRLAFDALKEKLSAEGLFSAERKVPLPAHPQRIGIISSPTGAVIRDIISVFQRRAPQVQLTLIPTAVQGREATAQIVRALKMADARGFDALILARGGGSLEDLWCFNEEAVARAVDACVTPIVSAVGHETDVSISDFVADVRAPTPSAAAELLAPDSSDLVRRVESLHRRLVMRMRDRLMRDRLRLEGISRRLRHPGERLRQQAQRLDDLDMRLRRAFERSLNTRRERLIRLETRLTGQHPGRQLAMLRQRLDSLAERLPRAMREGLKSRRLQLHSQMQTLHVVSPLATLGRGYSILLDERGNAIRNAAQTHTGQRLKAKLGEGELQVRVEDNHLTPVTLSLLD